A window of the Microvirga terrae genome harbors these coding sequences:
- the pflA gene encoding pyruvate formate-lyase-activating protein: MADESWAKSRYDLQQARSPDAPDTASFNDPRGDVGWIHSYETGSTLDGPGIRVVVFMSGCLLRCLYCHNPDTWHLKDGTRVSFERARTALEAYAAPLRAMDGGLTISGGEPLVQLHFTKRLFAAAKGMGLHTALDTSGFLGARADDEYLRQVDLVLLDIKSWDPQTYRRAVGQDIKPTLQFAERLAALGKPVWVRFVLVPGLTDDPDNVEGIARFVAPMRNVEWVEVLPFHQMGAFKWNAMGLNYELSDTPSPSPALVERVLNQFRDAGCRAR, from the coding sequence ATGGCCGATGAGTCCTGGGCCAAGAGCCGGTACGACCTGCAGCAGGCGCGCTCCCCGGACGCACCTGACACGGCCTCGTTCAACGACCCTCGGGGCGACGTCGGGTGGATTCACTCGTACGAGACGGGATCCACCCTCGACGGGCCGGGAATCCGGGTCGTGGTGTTCATGAGCGGCTGCCTGCTGCGCTGCCTGTATTGCCACAATCCGGATACATGGCATCTCAAGGACGGGACGCGGGTGTCGTTCGAGCGCGCCAGAACCGCGCTCGAAGCTTACGCGGCGCCGCTGCGTGCCATGGATGGCGGGTTGACGATATCGGGTGGGGAACCCCTCGTCCAACTGCACTTCACCAAGCGGCTCTTCGCGGCCGCCAAGGGGATGGGCCTCCACACGGCCCTGGATACGTCGGGCTTCCTCGGCGCGCGGGCCGATGACGAGTACCTGCGCCAGGTGGATCTCGTGCTGCTCGACATTAAATCCTGGGATCCGCAGACCTACCGCCGGGCCGTGGGCCAGGACATCAAGCCGACCCTGCAATTTGCGGAGCGGCTGGCGGCCCTCGGCAAGCCGGTCTGGGTCCGGTTCGTCCTCGTCCCGGGGCTGACCGATGATCCGGACAATGTCGAGGGCATCGCCCGGTTCGTCGCCCCGATGCGCAACGTTGAGTGGGTCGAAGTCCTCCCGTTCCATCAGATGGGTGCCTTCAAGTGGAACGCCATGGGCCTGAACTACGAGCTCTCCGATACGCCCTCCCCGTCGCCCGCGCTGGTGGAGAGGGTCCTGAACCAATTTCGCGATGCCGGCTGCCGCGCAAGATGA
- the trhA gene encoding PAQR family membrane homeostasis protein TrhA, giving the protein MTALRWDYDVKEIIADGIVHVVGVTIGVVSIAALLVVAAPAVGAWEFTSLLIYGIGLLTVLTVSALYNLWPVSPVKWMLRRFDHSAIYLLIAGTYTPFITQMKASAESLALLAGVWLTSMVGITLKLRFPGRFDRLSILLYLLLSWSGVMAYESVFGTLPASTLWLLAIGGILYTTGVVFHLWESLRFQNAIWHAFVLVAAGCHYGAVLDCLVLARA; this is encoded by the coding sequence ATGACGGCTTTGAGATGGGACTATGACGTGAAGGAGATCATTGCCGATGGCATCGTGCATGTTGTCGGCGTGACGATCGGGGTTGTCTCCATCGCGGCGCTGCTCGTCGTGGCGGCTCCCGCCGTCGGAGCCTGGGAGTTCACGTCCCTGCTCATCTACGGGATCGGTCTTCTGACGGTGCTCACCGTCTCGGCGCTCTACAACCTCTGGCCGGTCTCGCCCGTCAAATGGATGCTGCGGCGGTTCGACCATTCGGCCATTTACCTCCTGATTGCCGGCACCTATACGCCGTTCATCACGCAGATGAAGGCAAGCGCCGAATCCCTGGCGCTGCTGGCCGGCGTGTGGCTCACCTCCATGGTCGGCATCACGCTCAAGCTCCGATTCCCGGGACGCTTCGACCGCCTTTCGATCCTGCTCTACCTGCTCCTGAGCTGGAGCGGCGTCATGGCTTACGAATCGGTGTTCGGCACCCTCCCCGCCTCGACCCTCTGGCTTCTCGCCATCGGGGGCATTCTCTACACGACCGGCGTGGTGTTCCATCTGTGGGAGAGCCTGCGCTTTCAGAATGCGATCTGGCACGCCTTCGTTCTCGTTGCCGCCGGCTGCCATTATGGCGCCGTGCTCGACTGCCTGGTGCTCGCGCGGGCCTGA
- a CDS encoding response regulator → MNLIPTRWSRASQPEYTGYEAGPICILVVEDDLMIGAAAAGALEDAGFLVLTAASAEEAEVILGQEVIDVLFTDIDLGGRDGCDLAHRALKAQPGLSVVLASGRSRRCHGDRIPAGARFLPKPYRLSQMVGEVHLAAQEKTAP, encoded by the coding sequence ATGAACCTGATCCCGACACGCTGGTCGAGAGCCTCCCAACCCGAGTACACGGGCTATGAGGCGGGCCCAATCTGCATTCTCGTGGTGGAAGATGATCTGATGATCGGCGCTGCGGCGGCGGGAGCCCTGGAGGATGCCGGGTTCCTGGTGTTGACCGCCGCCAGCGCCGAGGAAGCGGAGGTCATCCTCGGCCAGGAGGTGATCGACGTCCTGTTCACGGACATCGACCTGGGAGGACGGGACGGCTGCGACCTCGCTCACAGAGCACTCAAGGCACAGCCCGGCCTTTCGGTCGTCCTGGCCTCCGGGCGTTCGCGAAGGTGCCACGGTGACCGCATCCCGGCCGGCGCTCGCTTCCTCCCCAAGCCCTACCGCCTGTCCCAGATGGTCGGCGAAGTGCATCTGGCCGCACAGGAAAAAACGGCCCCGTAA
- the pflB gene encoding formate C-acetyltransferase — translation MPDEATATRRYADTPEQQAGQKAGARPRADASEAADRTEGWVGFAPGRWQNAIDVRDFIQRNVTPYDGDESFLVAPSERTKAVWSKLQPYFKEEIRKGVLDVDAKTPSSLTSHGPGYIDRDNEVIVGLQTDAPFRRAIMPYGGLRMVEAGLKAAGFEPDPIVHEVFTKYRKTHNDGVFDAYTPEIMACRRSHIITGLPDAYGRGRIIGDYRRVALYGTDKLLAAKRAERALLDAKWPSDDVIREREELSEQMRALADLAEMGKIYGLDITRPAANAREAVQWTYFGYLGAIKEANGAAMSIGRISSFLDIYIERDLKSGALDEAGAQELIDQLVQKLRIVRFLRTPDYDALFSGDPYWATECVGGMDLNGRPLVTRTSFRMLHTLTNLGPAPEPNMTVLWSKQLPDGFKRYCIKVSAETSSIQYENDDLMRPYWGDDYGIACCVSAMRIGNQMQFFGARVNLGKCLLYAINGGRDEVSGEQVGPTVTPVQGDVLDYDDVMGKFDAMMEWLARTYVHAMNCIHYMHDKYYYERLEMALHDQQILRTMAFGIAGLSVVADSLSAIKHAQVKPIRREDRLIVDYEITGDFPKYGNNDDRVDTIAADLVSSFMRKIRKHPTYRNAVHTQSVLTITSNVVYGRNTGNTPDGRKAGEPFAPGANPMHGRDSHGWLASCLSVAKLPYADAQDGISYTVSITPSLNRLDQGEKIKQAVKVMDTYCGQGGFHMNLNVLNRDTLLDAMEHPDKYPQLTIRVSGYAVNFVRLTKEQQMDVISRTFHGE, via the coding sequence ATGCCCGATGAAGCCACTGCCACCCGGAGATACGCCGATACACCGGAGCAACAGGCGGGACAGAAGGCCGGAGCCCGCCCGCGGGCCGACGCCTCCGAGGCCGCTGATCGCACGGAGGGATGGGTTGGATTCGCGCCCGGTCGCTGGCAGAACGCCATCGACGTCCGCGATTTCATTCAGCGCAACGTCACGCCCTACGACGGAGACGAGAGCTTCCTGGTGGCCCCGAGCGAGCGCACGAAGGCCGTCTGGAGCAAGCTGCAGCCGTATTTCAAGGAAGAGATCCGCAAGGGTGTTCTGGACGTGGACGCCAAGACCCCCTCGTCGCTGACCTCCCATGGACCCGGCTATATCGACCGTGACAACGAGGTGATCGTCGGGCTTCAGACCGATGCTCCGTTCAGACGCGCCATCATGCCGTATGGCGGGCTGCGCATGGTCGAGGCCGGGCTGAAGGCGGCCGGCTTCGAGCCGGATCCGATCGTGCACGAGGTCTTCACCAAGTATCGCAAGACCCACAACGACGGGGTCTTCGATGCTTACACGCCGGAAATCATGGCCTGCCGGCGCAGCCATATCATTACGGGCTTGCCCGATGCCTACGGCCGCGGCCGGATCATCGGCGATTACCGCCGGGTGGCTCTTTATGGGACGGACAAACTGCTGGCCGCCAAGCGCGCCGAGCGGGCCCTGCTCGACGCGAAGTGGCCGAGCGACGATGTCATCCGCGAGCGCGAGGAGCTGTCCGAGCAGATGCGGGCTCTGGCCGATCTGGCCGAGATGGGCAAGATATACGGCCTGGACATCACCCGTCCGGCAGCGAACGCCCGCGAAGCTGTGCAGTGGACCTATTTCGGTTATCTCGGTGCCATCAAGGAGGCCAACGGCGCGGCCATGTCGATCGGCCGCATCTCGTCCTTCCTCGACATCTACATCGAGCGCGATCTGAAGAGCGGAGCTTTGGACGAGGCGGGCGCCCAGGAACTCATCGACCAGCTCGTTCAGAAACTTCGCATCGTCCGCTTCCTGCGCACCCCCGATTACGACGCGCTTTTCTCGGGCGACCCCTACTGGGCGACCGAGTGCGTCGGCGGCATGGATCTCAACGGCCGCCCTCTGGTGACCCGGACGAGCTTCCGCATGCTGCACACGCTGACGAATCTCGGCCCGGCGCCGGAGCCCAACATGACCGTGCTCTGGTCGAAACAGCTGCCGGACGGCTTCAAGCGCTACTGCATCAAGGTGTCGGCCGAGACCTCGTCCATCCAGTACGAGAACGATGATCTCATGCGCCCTTACTGGGGAGACGATTACGGCATCGCCTGCTGCGTCTCGGCCATGCGCATCGGCAATCAGATGCAGTTCTTCGGGGCACGGGTGAACCTCGGCAAGTGTCTGCTCTATGCCATCAACGGCGGCCGGGACGAAGTCAGCGGCGAGCAGGTCGGTCCGACCGTAACGCCCGTCCAAGGTGACGTCCTCGACTACGACGACGTCATGGGAAAGTTCGACGCCATGATGGAATGGCTGGCGCGAACCTACGTCCATGCCATGAACTGCATTCACTACATGCACGACAAGTACTACTACGAGCGTCTTGAAATGGCGCTGCACGACCAGCAGATCCTGCGCACGATGGCCTTCGGCATCGCCGGCCTGTCGGTCGTCGCCGACAGCCTGTCGGCGATCAAGCACGCGCAGGTGAAACCCATCCGGCGCGAGGACAGGCTGATCGTCGATTACGAGATTACGGGCGACTTCCCGAAATACGGCAACAACGACGACCGGGTCGACACCATTGCGGCCGATCTGGTCTCCTCCTTCATGAGGAAGATCCGCAAGCATCCGACCTACCGGAATGCCGTTCACACGCAATCCGTGCTCACGATCACGAGCAATGTCGTCTACGGCAGGAACACGGGCAATACGCCGGATGGCCGCAAAGCCGGGGAACCCTTCGCCCCCGGGGCCAATCCAATGCATGGCCGCGACAGCCATGGATGGCTCGCCTCGTGCCTGTCGGTGGCAAAACTCCCCTATGCGGATGCGCAGGACGGGATCAGCTACACCGTGTCCATCACGCCGAGCCTCAACCGTCTCGACCAGGGCGAGAAGATCAAGCAGGCGGTGAAGGTCATGGACACCTATTGCGGCCAGGGCGGGTTCCACATGAACCTCAACGTCCTCAATCGGGACACCCTGCTCGACGCCATGGAGCATCCCGACAAGTACCCGCAACTGACCATTCGGGTCTCCGGCTACGCGGTCAACTTCGTGCGCCTCACGAAGGAACAGCAGATGGATGTGATCAGCCGGACATTCCACGGTGAGTGA
- a CDS encoding AraC family transcriptional regulator, whose protein sequence is MAGKVVFPSSGIHMPVSRDASSGGRTLPPGYIHLGVAREIEPMLREFGLDPDPIIREAGLDPRLFEDGANVIPHAALGRLLSLSVSRTNCPHFGLLVGQRATILSLGLVGRLMQQSDTVGDAMRGLVSNLSIQNRGAVPSLTIVGDTALFTFSVYQPEAQSAGQISDGSLAVSVNALRALCGSEWNPSEVLLPRAAPADQEPYRRHFRAPVRFNQESATIVFPARDLEIRIAGADPVLRAMLEQRIQQMKGAPDSAFSDDIRRLLRTRLTSNHCSADDIAHLLAMHRRTLSRRLKDSGMGYRAITNEIRFEIARQLLTDTQVPLSQIAAALGYSEASAFTRAFRRWSGQTPTAWRGDGH, encoded by the coding sequence ATGGCCGGGAAAGTCGTGTTTCCGTCTTCAGGCATCCACATGCCGGTCTCGCGAGATGCATCATCCGGCGGGCGGACCCTTCCTCCGGGCTATATCCATCTTGGGGTGGCCCGGGAAATCGAACCGATGTTGCGCGAGTTCGGCCTTGACCCTGATCCGATCATCCGCGAGGCCGGGCTCGACCCGCGCCTGTTCGAGGATGGCGCGAACGTGATCCCGCACGCGGCCCTTGGCCGGCTGCTCTCCCTCAGCGTGAGCCGCACGAACTGTCCCCATTTCGGGCTGCTCGTCGGCCAGCGCGCGACGATCCTGTCGCTTGGACTGGTCGGCCGCCTGATGCAGCAGTCGGACACGGTGGGTGACGCCATGCGTGGGCTCGTCTCCAACCTGAGCATCCAGAACCGGGGCGCCGTCCCGTCGCTCACGATCGTCGGGGACACGGCCCTGTTCACCTTCTCGGTCTACCAGCCCGAGGCCCAGAGTGCCGGCCAGATCTCGGACGGGTCGCTGGCGGTGTCGGTCAATGCCCTGCGGGCCCTGTGCGGGTCCGAATGGAACCCGAGCGAGGTTCTTCTGCCCCGGGCCGCCCCGGCGGATCAGGAGCCCTACCGTCGGCATTTCCGCGCGCCCGTCCGGTTCAACCAGGAGAGCGCCACGATCGTCTTCCCGGCCCGTGACCTGGAGATCCGGATCGCCGGAGCCGATCCGGTCTTGCGGGCCATGCTGGAGCAGCGAATCCAGCAGATGAAGGGGGCTCCGGACTCGGCCTTCTCCGATGACATCCGGCGGCTGCTGCGCACGCGGCTGACCAGCAATCACTGTTCGGCCGACGACATCGCGCATCTCCTGGCGATGCATCGCCGCACCCTGAGCCGCCGCCTGAAGGACAGCGGCATGGGCTACAGGGCGATCACCAACGAGATCCGGTTCGAGATCGCCCGGCAATTGCTGACGGACACGCAGGTGCCGCTTTCCCAGATCGCCGCCGCCCTTGGCTATTCCGAGGCCAGCGCCTTCACCCGCGCCTTCCGGCGCTGGTCTGGCCAGACGCCGACCGCCTGGCGCGGCGATGGCCATTGA
- a CDS encoding aspartate:alanine exchanger family transporter, with amino-acid sequence MVDIVRTLLEASPLLALFLAIATGYALGQISIAGVSFGAGAVLFTGLIIGAIAPKSAPPGLVGTLGLVMFVYGVGIQYGPQFFSSLKGPGLKYIALSAAAVIASLIVAMSLAGPLGISIATAAGLFAGSGTSTPTLQAALAAAGNQDPAIGYSVSYPFGVVGPIILMTIMAAWVKPTFKAPSQSVRVAELTLESACEDRTVEEVSAILPSDLKIVAVRQHHVNAPPIAGTRLHEGDGLLLVGNPASIEKAKAAVGYEEPGRISRDRANYDVARVYVSKAAFVGKGVHDIPLPDFPVVISHVRRGDVDIMASSDLTLEFGDLLVAAVPSNRKADLQRHFGDSVKGNAELSFVSVGVGIALGLLLGMIPVPLPGGGTFSLGVAGGPLVMALVLGWLGRTGPMGWRIPVVANLVLRNLGLSVFIGSVAIGAGSPFVQTVATNGVQILLGGALVLLTLVLIVLVVGYLLRIPFDDLLGVCAGSTGNPAIVVAAGRLAPTERTDIGYAICFPSMTIVKIIAVQVLLS; translated from the coding sequence ATGGTCGATATCGTCCGCACACTGCTTGAAGCCTCGCCTCTGCTGGCGCTGTTCCTCGCCATTGCGACCGGCTATGCGCTCGGACAGATCTCGATCGCCGGCGTCTCCTTCGGGGCCGGTGCGGTGCTGTTCACCGGATTGATCATCGGGGCCATCGCTCCGAAGTCGGCGCCTCCCGGACTGGTTGGCACCCTCGGCCTCGTCATGTTCGTCTACGGTGTCGGCATCCAGTACGGGCCGCAATTCTTCTCAAGCCTCAAAGGACCCGGCCTCAAGTACATCGCGCTGTCGGCCGCGGCGGTGATCGCCTCGCTCATCGTCGCGATGTCGCTCGCCGGCCCGCTCGGCATCTCGATAGCAACGGCGGCCGGATTGTTCGCAGGCTCCGGCACCAGCACGCCGACCTTGCAGGCCGCCCTGGCGGCTGCGGGCAACCAGGATCCGGCCATCGGCTACTCGGTTTCCTATCCGTTCGGCGTCGTCGGGCCGATCATCCTGATGACCATCATGGCCGCCTGGGTCAAACCCACGTTCAAGGCCCCGTCCCAGAGCGTCCGAGTGGCCGAGCTGACCCTCGAATCCGCCTGCGAGGATCGGACGGTCGAGGAGGTCTCCGCAATCCTCCCATCGGACCTGAAGATCGTCGCGGTCCGTCAGCATCACGTGAATGCACCGCCGATTGCCGGAACGAGGTTGCACGAAGGCGATGGATTGCTGCTGGTCGGCAACCCGGCCAGCATCGAGAAGGCGAAGGCGGCCGTGGGCTACGAGGAACCCGGGCGCATCAGCCGCGACCGGGCCAATTACGACGTGGCGCGGGTCTACGTGTCGAAGGCGGCCTTCGTCGGCAAAGGCGTCCACGATATTCCGCTTCCGGATTTTCCCGTCGTCATCTCCCATGTCCGCCGGGGTGACGTCGACATCATGGCGTCGTCCGACCTGACGCTCGAGTTCGGCGACCTGCTGGTGGCGGCGGTCCCGTCGAACCGGAAGGCAGACCTCCAGCGTCACTTCGGCGACAGCGTCAAGGGCAACGCCGAGCTGTCCTTCGTGTCGGTCGGCGTCGGGATCGCGCTCGGTCTCCTGCTGGGAATGATTCCCGTGCCGCTGCCGGGGGGCGGTACCTTCAGCCTCGGCGTCGCCGGCGGTCCCCTCGTCATGGCGTTGGTCCTGGGCTGGCTCGGTCGCACCGGCCCGATGGGCTGGCGGATCCCGGTCGTCGCCAATCTGGTCCTGCGGAATCTCGGCCTGTCGGTGTTCATCGGCTCCGTCGCCATCGGGGCAGGCAGCCCGTTCGTCCAGACCGTGGCTACCAACGGTGTCCAGATCCTCCTTGGCGGTGCGCTCGTTCTTCTGACCCTCGTGTTGATCGTGCTGGTGGTCGGCTACCTGTTGCGCATACCCTTCGATGATCTGCTCGGCGTTTGCGCCGGCTCGACCGGCAACCCTGCCATCGTGGTTGCGGCGGGACGCCTCGCTCCGACCGAGCGGACGGACATCGGTTATGCGATCTGCTTCCCGAGCATGACCATCGTCAAGATCATCGCCGTTCAGGTTCTGCTGAGTTGA
- a CDS encoding alpha/beta fold hydrolase, which produces MTGGAGRAPRWLVPALASAAALGAAALYNRRRAQEAERRYPPIGRFLDVDGVRLHYIDRGRGSPLVLIHGNGTMIQDFTVSGLVDRLADRYRVIVIDRPGYGYSARPRQLWTPRAQARLFRSALARLGVEQAVVYGHSWGTLVAVALALESPELVRGLVLGSGYYYPTLRADTFLLSPPAIPLVGDVMRYTVSPPVARAILPGMIKRVFQPAPVPERFEREFPKALMLRPLQLRAAAEDAALMPPSAMDLERYYAELRVPLTIITGADDQIADVGRQSARLHRELPHSEFIVLPGLGHMIHHLSSGAVADAIDRTAQQSARMWAF; this is translated from the coding sequence ATGACAGGGGGCGCTGGCAGGGCACCGCGCTGGCTCGTGCCTGCGCTTGCGAGCGCCGCCGCTCTGGGAGCAGCGGCCCTCTACAACCGCCGGCGGGCCCAGGAGGCCGAGCGCCGGTACCCGCCGATCGGCCGTTTTCTCGACGTGGACGGCGTGCGCCTGCACTACATCGACCGCGGGCGGGGCAGCCCGCTGGTGCTGATCCACGGCAACGGCACCATGATCCAGGATTTCACCGTCAGCGGCCTCGTGGACCGACTCGCTGACCGGTACCGGGTCATCGTCATCGACCGTCCCGGCTATGGCTACAGCGCGCGGCCGCGGCAGCTCTGGACGCCCCGGGCCCAGGCCCGGCTGTTCAGGAGCGCCCTGGCCCGGCTGGGGGTCGAGCAGGCGGTGGTTTACGGACATTCCTGGGGCACCCTGGTCGCGGTGGCCCTCGCGCTCGAATCCCCCGAACTTGTCCGTGGCCTCGTCCTGGGCTCGGGCTACTACTACCCGACCCTGCGGGCGGACACGTTCCTGCTCTCGCCGCCGGCCATCCCCCTGGTCGGCGATGTCATGCGCTACACCGTCTCGCCGCCAGTGGCACGAGCCATCCTTCCGGGCATGATCAAGCGCGTGTTCCAGCCGGCGCCGGTGCCGGAGCGCTTCGAGCGCGAGTTCCCGAAGGCGCTGATGCTGCGGCCCCTGCAGCTTCGCGCAGCCGCCGAGGATGCCGCTCTCATGCCGCCGTCGGCGATGGACCTGGAACGGTATTATGCCGAACTGAGGGTGCCGCTCACGATCATCACGGGCGCCGACGATCAGATCGCCGATGTGGGCCGCCAATCGGCACGTCTGCACCGGGAACTGCCGCACAGCGAGTTCATTGTCCTGCCCGGCCTTGGGCACATGATCCATCACCTGTCCTCGGGGGCCGTCGCCGATGCGATCGACCGCACGGCCCAGCAATCCGCCCGGATGTGGGCCTTCTGA
- a CDS encoding porin: MASVRTLLLGCAAILSGGAQAADLPAKTAAPVDYVRVCSTHGNGFFYIPGTETCLRVGGRVRAEYAYIEPADREDDSIGFRGRGRINLDARTATEYGMLRTYIRFELTHNTGVYGSDSALVKQAFVQFGGLTAGRAVSFFTSPDLPAPNFGDLRFDDPANAEVNLLAYTFSFGNGLSATLSLEDGIGRRINNELDFPLFGVGSTSVFAPIASTYAGEIVPDVVANIRYKGTWGEVQLSGALHQIRDVAAGLTTVDGVTTPVINPITGLPNPTHADTDYGFALAALGYVNVPALGVGDTVWMMATYTDGAIGYLNTGQTSAISNGFVSAGSLAMPFTDAFVDIFTGEYKTNKAYAIAGGLNHNWSPTWQTNVFGSWMRFDAPGVAQYVVPTTVATLANGSAGTTTGLVDFDEIRVGANVIWTPVKDFLIGVEALYIRVDPRERMAIPLTTASGEPTGTFRPTGSEDAWEGRLRVQRDF, from the coding sequence ATGGCGTCTGTGCGAACCCTGTTGCTTGGATGCGCGGCGATCCTTTCCGGCGGAGCGCAGGCCGCCGATCTGCCGGCCAAGACCGCAGCTCCGGTCGACTATGTCCGGGTCTGCTCCACTCATGGCAACGGGTTCTTCTACATCCCCGGCACCGAAACCTGCCTGCGCGTCGGCGGGCGTGTGCGGGCCGAGTACGCCTATATCGAACCTGCCGACCGGGAGGACGACTCCATCGGGTTCCGCGGCCGCGGCCGCATCAACCTAGATGCGCGCACCGCCACCGAATATGGCATGCTGCGCACCTACATCCGCTTCGAGCTGACCCACAACACCGGCGTCTATGGCAGCGACAGCGCCCTCGTGAAGCAGGCCTTCGTCCAGTTCGGCGGCCTGACGGCCGGTCGTGCGGTGTCGTTCTTCACGAGCCCGGACCTGCCGGCCCCGAACTTCGGTGACCTGCGCTTCGACGACCCCGCGAACGCCGAGGTGAACCTTCTGGCCTACACATTCTCGTTCGGCAACGGCCTCTCGGCCACCCTGTCGCTCGAGGACGGGATCGGCCGCCGGATCAACAACGAGCTTGATTTCCCCCTGTTCGGAGTTGGTTCGACCTCGGTCTTTGCGCCGATCGCCTCGACCTACGCGGGCGAGATCGTGCCGGATGTGGTGGCCAACATCCGCTACAAGGGTACCTGGGGCGAAGTGCAGCTGTCGGGCGCCCTGCACCAGATCCGCGACGTGGCGGCGGGTCTCACGACGGTCGACGGCGTGACCACGCCCGTGATCAACCCGATCACGGGACTGCCCAATCCGACCCATGCGGACACGGATTACGGGTTCGCCCTGGCGGCTCTCGGCTACGTCAACGTGCCTGCCCTCGGGGTTGGCGATACCGTCTGGATGATGGCCACCTACACGGATGGCGCGATCGGCTATCTCAACACCGGACAGACCAGCGCGATCAGCAACGGCTTCGTCAGCGCCGGCTCGCTGGCGATGCCCTTCACGGATGCCTTCGTGGATATCTTCACGGGCGAGTACAAGACCAACAAGGCCTATGCCATCGCCGGCGGCCTCAACCACAACTGGAGCCCGACCTGGCAGACGAACGTGTTCGGCTCCTGGATGCGCTTCGATGCGCCCGGTGTCGCGCAATACGTGGTGCCCACGACGGTCGCGACGCTGGCCAATGGTTCGGCCGGCACCACGACGGGCCTCGTCGACTTCGACGAGATTCGCGTCGGCGCCAACGTGATCTGGACGCCGGTGAAGGATTTCCTCATCGGTGTCGAGGCGCTCTACATCCGGGTCGATCCACGCGAGCGGATGGCGATTCCGCTCACGACCGCTTCCGGCGAACCGACCGGCACCTTCCGGCCGACCGGTTCGGAGGATGCATGGGAAGGCCGCCTGCGCGTGCAGCGCGACTTCTGA